In Cellvibrio polysaccharolyticus, a genomic segment contains:
- the atzF gene encoding allophanate hydrolase, translating to MTDVTGWTINDWLSAYRNQTLTPREALTALRNQLNPHDPCWIAIASDDQLNTQITDIERRAAAGETMPLAGVPFVVKDNIDVAGFATTAACPAFSYTPHEDATAVALLRRAGAVVLAKTNLDQFATGLNGTRSPYGAVPNSFNPAYISGGSSSGSAVTVARGLVPFSLGTDTAGSGRVPAGFNNIIGLKPTKGRFSTKGVVPACRSLDCVSVFALTLDDAATVAGVLQQFDVNDAFSRAAKPATAFAATPRLGIPSITEWYGDSQAEAAWQQHLNDLHKLGAELVELDFTPMQTLARMLYERSFVAERDAATKDFFADHRDDVHPVVRSIIENAKGFTATDAWQDEYRRAQLAREIQQIITGVDALVVPTAPRLPTTEAVLADPVGVNSQLGLWTNFVNLADLSALSLPGAFRADGLPAGITLIADAWQDDALIAFGQQWLQQLQLPLGATQKAFVPATANSKIPAGFFRLAVVGAHLTGMPLNVQLQERHARFVETTHTANNYRLYALPDTVPPKPGLRRVSDAAEFSEGLIVELWDVPIEHIGSFVALIPAPLGIGTLTLRDGREVKGFICEGDALAGAKDITTLGGWRAYIQSLKK from the coding sequence ATGACCGATGTAACAGGATGGACCATTAACGATTGGCTGAGCGCCTACCGTAACCAGACACTGACACCGCGTGAGGCGTTAACCGCATTGCGCAACCAATTGAATCCGCATGATCCTTGCTGGATTGCAATTGCTTCTGACGACCAACTGAATACACAAATTACTGACATTGAAAGACGCGCAGCCGCTGGCGAAACAATGCCACTGGCGGGTGTTCCGTTTGTGGTTAAAGACAATATTGATGTCGCAGGTTTTGCCACCACTGCGGCTTGCCCCGCGTTTTCCTACACACCGCATGAAGATGCCACTGCCGTGGCCTTGTTGCGTCGTGCCGGTGCGGTTGTACTGGCAAAAACCAATCTCGACCAATTCGCAACCGGCTTAAATGGCACCCGCTCGCCCTACGGCGCGGTGCCTAACAGTTTTAACCCGGCTTATATTTCCGGTGGTTCCAGCTCCGGTTCGGCAGTTACGGTTGCACGCGGGTTGGTGCCTTTCAGTTTGGGTACTGACACCGCCGGTTCTGGCCGGGTGCCCGCCGGTTTTAACAATATTATCGGTTTGAAGCCGACTAAAGGTCGTTTCAGTACCAAAGGTGTAGTGCCCGCCTGCCGCAGCCTGGATTGTGTTTCGGTATTTGCGCTCACCCTGGATGACGCCGCGACCGTCGCCGGTGTGTTGCAACAATTCGATGTGAATGATGCCTTTAGTCGCGCCGCAAAACCGGCCACTGCTTTTGCCGCAACACCGCGTTTGGGCATTCCTTCCATTACCGAATGGTATGGCGATAGCCAGGCAGAAGCCGCGTGGCAACAACACCTGAATGATTTACACAAGCTGGGTGCAGAGCTGGTTGAGCTGGACTTTACCCCCATGCAAACGCTGGCGCGCATGTTGTACGAACGCTCTTTTGTTGCCGAGCGTGATGCCGCTACCAAAGACTTTTTTGCCGATCACCGCGATGATGTACACCCGGTGGTGCGCAGCATTATTGAAAATGCCAAAGGCTTTACCGCAACTGATGCCTGGCAGGATGAATACCGTCGCGCCCAACTGGCACGCGAGATTCAGCAAATCATAACCGGTGTGGACGCTCTGGTAGTACCCACCGCACCGCGTTTGCCCACCACAGAAGCAGTGCTTGCTGATCCGGTAGGGGTAAATAGCCAACTCGGCCTGTGGACCAATTTTGTTAACCTGGCAGATCTCTCTGCGCTTTCACTACCCGGTGCGTTTCGTGCTGATGGCCTGCCAGCCGGTATCACCCTGATCGCCGATGCCTGGCAAGACGACGCCCTGATCGCTTTTGGACAGCAGTGGTTGCAACAACTGCAATTGCCACTCGGCGCCACACAAAAAGCCTTCGTGCCAGCGACTGCAAACTCAAAAATTCCCGCCGGATTTTTCCGCCTCGCGGTGGTCGGTGCGCACCTTACCGGTATGCCACTGAATGTTCAGCTGCAAGAACGCCATGCCCGTTTTGTAGAAACCACGCACACCGCTAACAACTATCGCCTTTATGCCCTGCCCGACACAGTGCCGCCAAAACCCGGCTTGCGCCGTGTGTCAGATGCAGCGGAATTTTCCGAAGGCCTGATTGTGGAATTGTGGGATGTGCCCATTGAACACATCGGCAGTTTTGTTGCACTGATTCCCGCTCCACTGGGCATTGGCACCCTGACCTTGCGTGATGGACGTGAAGTAAAAGGTTTTATTTGCGAGGGCGACGCCCTTGCCGGCGCGAAAGACATTACCACCCTGGGCGGCTGGCGCGCTTACATCCAATCATTGAAAAAATAA
- the urtA gene encoding urea ABC transporter substrate-binding protein: MNVNKLLKHIGTFGVACSMAMTSMATSAAETIKVGVLHSLSGTMAISETTLKDTMLMLIEEQNKKGGLLGKKLEAVVVDPASNWPLFAEKARELLAQEKVDAMFGCWTSVSRKSVLPVVEELNGILFYPVQYEGEESSRNVFYTGAAPNQQAISAVDYLMSEGEVTRWVLAGTDYVYPRTTNRILEAYLKSKGVKDEDIMINYTPFGHSDWQNIVSDIKRFGSAGKKTAVVSTINGDANVPFYRELGNQGITSENIPVIAFSVGEEELSGIDTKPLVGHLAAWNYFMSEENEANEAFIKTWHSFIKDKKRVTNDPMEAHYIGFNMWVKAVEKAGTTDVDKVIDAMVGVEVPNLTGGTSKMLPNHHITKPVLIGEIQDDGQFLTVWQTEGLVEGDAWSDYLEGSKDLTADWTKPISCGNYNTKTKTCLGAAAAQ, translated from the coding sequence ATGAACGTAAATAAATTGCTAAAACACATTGGAACCTTTGGTGTTGCTTGCAGTATGGCAATGACCTCTATGGCAACCTCCGCTGCGGAAACGATTAAAGTGGGCGTGTTGCACTCACTATCAGGCACCATGGCCATTTCAGAAACCACCCTGAAAGACACCATGTTGATGCTGATTGAAGAGCAGAACAAAAAAGGCGGTCTGCTCGGTAAAAAACTCGAAGCGGTGGTGGTTGACCCCGCCTCCAACTGGCCGCTGTTTGCCGAAAAAGCCCGTGAACTGCTGGCCCAGGAAAAAGTAGATGCCATGTTCGGCTGCTGGACTTCAGTTTCCCGTAAATCGGTTTTACCAGTAGTGGAAGAACTTAACGGCATTTTGTTTTACCCGGTTCAGTACGAAGGTGAAGAATCTTCGCGCAATGTGTTCTACACCGGTGCTGCCCCCAACCAACAAGCGATTTCTGCCGTTGATTATTTGATGAGCGAAGGTGAAGTGACGCGCTGGGTTCTTGCCGGTACCGATTATGTGTACCCGCGCACCACCAACCGCATTCTTGAAGCCTACCTGAAATCCAAAGGCGTAAAAGATGAAGACATCATGATCAACTACACGCCGTTCGGTCATTCCGACTGGCAAAACATTGTGTCTGACATTAAACGCTTCGGTAGCGCAGGCAAGAAAACTGCGGTGGTTTCTACCATCAACGGTGATGCCAACGTACCTTTCTACCGCGAGCTGGGCAACCAGGGCATTACCTCTGAAAATATTCCGGTGATTGCTTTCTCGGTCGGTGAAGAGGAGCTTTCCGGTATTGATACCAAACCTTTGGTTGGTCATCTGGCGGCATGGAATTATTTCATGAGCGAAGAGAATGAGGCGAACGAAGCTTTCATTAAAACCTGGCACAGCTTTATTAAAGATAAGAAGCGCGTAACCAACGACCCGATGGAAGCGCATTACATTGGTTTCAATATGTGGGTTAAGGCCGTTGAGAAAGCGGGCACTACCGATGTGGATAAAGTGATTGATGCAATGGTGGGTGTTGAGGTTCCTAACCTGACTGGCGGTACCAGCAAGATGTTGCCGAACCACCATATTACCAAGCCGGTGTTGATTGGTGAGATTCAGGACGATGGGCAGTTCCTGACTGTGTGGCAAACCGAAGGTTTGGTTGAGGGTGATGCATGGTCTGATTACCTGGAAGGCAGTAAGGATTTGACTGCCGATTGGACCAAGCCAATTTCCTGCGGTAACTACAACACCAAAACCAAAACCTGTCTGGGTGCTGCGGCAGCGCAGTAA
- a CDS encoding GntR family transcriptional regulator has protein sequence MKLLQNEKPTPDAPRVNLTERIYQAIKNEIFEFRLLPGERFSENEVALRMDASRTPVREALSRLQNEGFVEVSFRSGWQVMPFDFEKFEQLYDVRIVLEMAAVKRLCEMDSPAELDDLKAVWLVEREQRLSDGPTVCELDEKFHKQLVAATGNGEMARIHHDITERLRIIRRIDFTQQPRIEATYDEHAKILRNIIKRRSDDAQLLLKSHIEASKAEVRRITLHMLYQARHP, from the coding sequence ATGAAACTGCTGCAAAACGAAAAGCCGACACCGGATGCGCCACGGGTCAATTTAACCGAGCGTATTTACCAGGCGATTAAAAATGAAATATTTGAATTTCGCTTATTACCGGGTGAACGCTTTAGTGAAAACGAAGTAGCGTTGCGCATGGATGCCAGCCGCACACCGGTGCGCGAAGCCCTGTCGCGCCTGCAAAACGAAGGGTTTGTTGAGGTTTCGTTTCGCAGCGGCTGGCAGGTAATGCCCTTTGATTTTGAAAAATTCGAACAGCTTTACGATGTGCGCATCGTGCTGGAAATGGCAGCCGTAAAGCGCCTCTGCGAAATGGACTCACCCGCAGAACTGGACGATTTGAAAGCAGTATGGCTGGTAGAACGCGAACAACGTCTTAGCGATGGCCCCACAGTTTGCGAACTGGACGAAAAATTTCACAAGCAGCTGGTAGCGGCAACCGGCAACGGCGAGATGGCACGTATTCATCACGACATTACCGAACGGCTGCGCATTATTCGCCGTATCGACTTTACCCAGCAACCACGTATTGAAGCCACTTACGACGAGCACGCAAAAATTTTACGCAACATCATCAAGCGCCGTAGTGACGACGCGCAACTGCTGTTGAAAAGTCATATTGAAGCCAGTAAAGCAGAAGTAAGGCGCATCACCCTGCATATGCTTTACCAGGCGCGCCACCCTTAA
- the uca gene encoding urea carboxylase, with translation MLKTVLIANRGEIAVRIAKTLKKMGITSVAVYSDADRNSAHVAACDKAICLGGNSAAESYLKVDKILAAARETGAQAIIPGYGFLSENAAFAEACEAAGIAFCGPTPAQIREFGLKHTSREIAEKAGVPLTPGTGLLQSLEEAVSFAAQLGYPVMLKSTAGGGGIGLTRCDNEAALVDAYETVKRLGQNFFSDSGVFLERFVDNARHVEVQIFGDGKGNVLALGERDCSLQRRNQKVVEETPAPNLPAATREKLLAASKSLGEAVNYRSAGTVEYIYDAARDAFYFLEVNTRLQVEHPITEACTGVDLVEWMILTAADQAPDLNITLNPQGAAIEVRLYAEDPVRDFQPSPGVLTDVYFPEDARIDTWVATGTEVSPHYDPMIAKIIVKGDNRNDAINNMLDVLNATRVSGIATNLDYLRRIVASDFFRNADVATNKLASFSWQPPVIEVVKPGTYTSVQDYPGRVGYWSIGVPPSGPMDEYAFQLANRIVGNHESAAGLECTLVGPELRFHTDAVIALTGAPSAATLDGVSVDFWQPISVKAGQKLVVGKAEKGCRTYLAVRNGLDVPVYLGSRSTFVLGNFGGHAGRILRAADMLPISNPQLPACTTPAPAYEAEATPVAMIPHYPNEWEVNVIYGPHGAPDFFTEDAIEMFFSTPWEVHYNSNRLGIRLNGPKPTWTRSDGGEAGLHPSNIHDTEYAIGSINFTGDMPVILTKDGPSLGGFVCPVTIIKADLWKVGQFKPGDKIRFKAVSFDTALALENAQDSAIKNLQPATAVTAVEAPLAAHGLSACIVEHLPETAQRPLVNYRQAGDKYLLLEYGENVLDLALRLRVHALMESIKASPIDGVIELSPGVRSLQINYDSRRLHQRDLIATLLKHEAGLPAAEDISVPSRVVYLPMAFEDSATLDAVARYRQSVRDTAPWLPSNTEFMRRINGLESIEQVKDILFDASYMILGLGDVYLGAPCAVPIDPRHRLLTSKYNPARTYTAEGTVGIGGVYMCIYGMDSPGGYQLVGRTLPIWNTFLKSPTFVNNEPWLLKFFDQVRYYEVTEEELLQQREAFREGRLSLRIEETAFNLGEHQQFLTDNATSIAAFKQNQAEAFREEVALWQADEEKQVDAALQVNLGSEAIEVDGHAITAEISGNIWKLLVEPGQQVEVDQPLLIVEAMKMEFQVYADRCATVSSVHCQPGKPVNAGDLLLVLEAE, from the coding sequence ATGCTGAAAACCGTCCTGATTGCAAACCGTGGTGAAATTGCGGTGCGCATTGCCAAAACACTGAAAAAAATGGGCATCACCTCGGTCGCGGTTTATTCCGATGCCGACCGCAATAGCGCGCATGTGGCAGCTTGTGACAAAGCTATTTGCCTGGGCGGTAACAGCGCTGCAGAAAGCTATTTGAAAGTGGATAAAATTCTGGCTGCCGCGCGCGAAACCGGCGCACAGGCGATTATTCCCGGTTATGGTTTTCTCTCGGAAAATGCCGCCTTTGCAGAAGCCTGCGAAGCAGCCGGCATCGCCTTCTGCGGCCCAACACCCGCGCAAATTCGTGAGTTCGGTTTAAAACATACCTCCCGTGAAATTGCTGAAAAAGCCGGTGTACCGCTCACCCCGGGTACCGGTTTGTTGCAATCACTGGAAGAAGCGGTGAGTTTTGCGGCACAACTGGGCTACCCGGTGATGCTGAAAAGCACCGCTGGCGGTGGCGGTATCGGTTTGACCCGTTGCGACAACGAAGCGGCACTCGTCGATGCTTACGAAACTGTAAAACGCCTGGGGCAAAATTTTTTCAGTGACAGTGGTGTTTTTCTTGAGCGCTTTGTGGATAACGCCCGCCACGTAGAAGTACAAATTTTCGGTGACGGCAAAGGCAATGTGCTAGCGCTGGGTGAGCGCGATTGCTCGCTACAACGCCGCAACCAGAAAGTGGTTGAAGAAACCCCTGCCCCCAACCTGCCTGCGGCAACTCGAGAAAAATTACTGGCGGCCTCGAAAAGCCTCGGCGAAGCCGTCAATTACCGCTCAGCCGGTACCGTGGAATATATTTACGATGCTGCCCGCGATGCGTTTTACTTCCTGGAAGTAAACACTCGCCTGCAAGTAGAACACCCGATTACCGAAGCTTGCACCGGTGTGGATCTGGTGGAATGGATGATTCTTACCGCCGCCGATCAGGCGCCGGATTTGAATATCACGCTCAACCCGCAAGGCGCTGCGATTGAAGTTCGCTTATACGCAGAAGACCCGGTACGCGACTTTCAGCCATCACCCGGCGTACTGACCGATGTATATTTTCCGGAAGATGCTCGCATCGATACCTGGGTTGCCACCGGCACCGAAGTATCACCGCATTACGATCCGATGATCGCCAAAATTATTGTCAAAGGCGATAACCGCAACGACGCCATCAACAACATGCTGGATGTACTCAACGCGACCCGCGTGAGCGGTATTGCCACCAACCTGGATTATTTACGCCGCATTGTTGCCTCCGATTTTTTCCGCAACGCTGATGTTGCCACTAACAAGCTGGCTTCCTTTTCCTGGCAGCCGCCGGTGATTGAAGTGGTAAAACCCGGCACTTACACCAGCGTGCAGGATTATCCCGGGCGCGTTGGCTACTGGAGCATCGGTGTACCTCCCTCGGGGCCAATGGACGAATATGCCTTTCAACTCGCCAACCGTATTGTAGGCAACCACGAAAGCGCTGCCGGTCTGGAATGTACTCTGGTCGGCCCGGAATTACGCTTTCATACCGATGCGGTCATCGCCCTCACCGGCGCACCCAGCGCGGCAACTCTGGACGGCGTCAGTGTAGATTTCTGGCAGCCGATCAGCGTTAAAGCCGGGCAAAAGCTGGTCGTCGGGAAAGCTGAAAAGGGTTGCCGTACTTACCTTGCCGTGCGCAATGGCCTGGACGTACCGGTTTACCTCGGCAGTCGCTCTACTTTTGTATTGGGTAATTTCGGCGGCCATGCCGGCCGCATTCTGCGCGCCGCCGATATGTTGCCGATTAGTAACCCGCAACTACCCGCTTGCACCACACCCGCCCCGGCTTACGAGGCCGAAGCGACACCGGTGGCAATGATTCCGCATTACCCCAACGAGTGGGAAGTGAATGTAATTTACGGCCCCCACGGCGCACCGGACTTTTTTACCGAAGACGCCATTGAAATGTTTTTTAGCACCCCCTGGGAAGTGCATTACAACTCCAACCGGTTGGGCATTCGTTTGAATGGCCCAAAACCCACCTGGACGCGCAGTGACGGTGGTGAAGCCGGTTTGCATCCTTCCAATATTCACGATACCGAATACGCCATTGGCTCTATCAACTTCACTGGCGATATGCCGGTCATTCTCACCAAAGACGGCCCGAGCCTCGGCGGTTTTGTATGCCCGGTCACCATTATCAAAGCCGATTTATGGAAAGTAGGCCAATTCAAACCGGGCGATAAAATTCGTTTTAAAGCCGTGAGTTTTGATACCGCGCTGGCACTGGAAAACGCCCAGGACAGCGCCATCAAAAACTTGCAACCGGCCACGGCAGTAACCGCTGTTGAAGCACCGCTAGCGGCACACGGTTTGTCGGCTTGCATTGTTGAACACTTACCCGAAACCGCACAGCGTCCGCTGGTGAACTACCGTCAGGCGGGTGATAAATATCTGTTGCTCGAATACGGCGAAAATGTACTGGACCTGGCGTTGCGTTTGCGCGTCCATGCCCTGATGGAATCCATCAAGGCATCACCGATTGACGGTGTTATTGAATTGTCGCCCGGTGTTCGCTCTTTGCAAATCAATTACGACAGCCGCCGTTTACACCAGCGCGATTTGATCGCAACGCTGTTAAAGCACGAAGCCGGTTTACCCGCAGCAGAAGATATTTCTGTGCCCAGTCGCGTGGTGTATTTGCCCATGGCCTTTGAAGATTCGGCAACCCTGGATGCGGTGGCTCGCTACCGTCAATCGGTGCGTGACACTGCGCCCTGGTTGCCCAGCAACACCGAATTTATGCGCCGCATTAACGGGCTGGAATCCATCGAGCAAGTAAAAGACATTCTGTTCGATGCCAGCTACATGATTCTCGGCCTGGGCGATGTTTACCTCGGCGCGCCCTGTGCGGTACCGATTGATCCTCGTCACCGCTTGCTGACCTCCAAGTACAACCCGGCGCGCACTTATACCGCCGAAGGCACTGTAGGTATTGGCGGTGTGTACATGTGTATCTATGGTATGGATTCGCCGGGCGGTTACCAACTGGTTGGTCGCACCCTGCCCATCTGGAATACCTTTTTGAAAAGCCCCACCTTCGTTAACAACGAGCCCTGGCTGCTGAAATTTTTTGATCAGGTGCGTTATTACGAAGTGACCGAAGAAGAACTGCTGCAACAACGCGAAGCCTTTCGCGAAGGTCGCCTGTCACTGCGCATTGAAGAAACCGCCTTTAACCTCGGCGAGCACCAACAGTTTCTTACCGACAATGCCACCAGCATCGCAGCGTTTAAACAAAACCAGGCCGAAGCCTTTCGCGAAGAAGTGGCACTGTGGCAAGCCGATGAAGAAAAACAGGTCGATGCCGCGCTGCAAGTCAACCTCGGTAGCGAAGCCATTGAAGTGGATGGCCATGCCATTACCGCAGAAATCAGCGGCAATATCTGGAAACTGCTGGTAGAGCCGGGGCAACAGGTAGAAGTTGATCAACCGCTGTTAATTGTGGAAGCCATGAAAATGGAATTCCAGGTTTATGCCGACCGCTGTGCCACCGTCAGCTCGGTACATTGCCAACCGGGCAAACCGGTTAATGCCGGTGACCTGCTGCTGGTACTGGAAGCGGAATAA
- a CDS encoding cupin domain-containing carboxymuconolactone decarboxylase family protein yields MLKHRINTLLVMSAVSGMVWAEAPAQQQLTPASQHEVTQAPASHFSGQANFSRFPVMPSQGDVAPAIVNFERGTISNWHTHPHGQYLIVTEGEGRTQEWGKATQTIRKGDTIWCPPNVKHWHGASEHSSMSHIAITPVATDGQSVTWLEKVALPTEAKVSAQANSSTPVVLSQKQLSLIPIAAFNATGDLEQLKPALIQGLENGLTVNEIKEVFAHQYAYAGFPRALNGMLTFKSLLEEREKQGIKDIPGAMPTNLPENTNYYQLGSETLAYLNKTPLAERSQPLFDNFSPTIDHALKAHLFGYLFSRDNLAYLERELVVVSTLAALGDVNAQLTSHLRITRNLGVDKTQMQKIITTLEKDVDPAVSRNAQNVLQQLK; encoded by the coding sequence ATGTTGAAGCATCGAATCAATACTTTACTGGTGATGAGTGCCGTATCTGGCATGGTATGGGCGGAAGCACCGGCCCAACAGCAGCTTACCCCGGCAAGTCAGCATGAAGTAACGCAAGCACCGGCCAGTCATTTTTCAGGTCAGGCAAATTTTTCCCGTTTCCCTGTAATGCCATCCCAAGGTGATGTAGCCCCTGCCATTGTAAATTTTGAAAGAGGCACAATTAGCAACTGGCATACTCATCCACATGGGCAATATCTCATTGTCACAGAAGGCGAAGGACGTACACAGGAATGGGGTAAAGCCACTCAAACCATCCGCAAGGGCGATACCATCTGGTGTCCGCCCAATGTCAAACACTGGCACGGGGCGAGTGAACACAGTTCAATGTCGCACATCGCCATTACCCCCGTGGCAACTGATGGGCAAAGCGTGACATGGCTTGAAAAAGTGGCGTTACCCACTGAAGCCAAAGTATCTGCACAGGCAAATTCCAGCACACCGGTGGTGTTAAGCCAGAAACAATTAAGTCTGATTCCCATTGCCGCTTTTAATGCCACCGGCGACCTTGAACAGCTCAAACCTGCATTGATTCAAGGTTTGGAAAATGGTTTAACGGTCAATGAAATCAAAGAAGTCTTTGCCCATCAATATGCCTATGCGGGATTTCCCCGTGCGTTGAACGGAATGCTTACCTTTAAAAGCCTGCTGGAGGAACGTGAGAAACAGGGCATCAAGGACATACCGGGAGCAATGCCGACCAACTTGCCAGAAAATACCAACTATTATCAGTTAGGCAGTGAAACGCTCGCTTATCTGAATAAAACGCCCCTGGCAGAACGTTCGCAGCCGCTATTTGATAATTTTTCGCCCACTATAGATCACGCATTAAAAGCGCATTTATTTGGTTATTTATTTAGCCGCGATAATTTGGCTTATCTGGAGCGTGAACTGGTTGTTGTCAGTACGCTGGCGGCGCTTGGCGATGTTAATGCCCAACTGACGTCTCACCTGAGAATCACCAGAAACCTGGGTGTGGATAAAACCCAAATGCAAAAAATAATAACAACCCTGGAGAAAGACGTTGATCCTGCGGTGTCGCGCAACGCACAAAATGTGTTGCAGCAACTCAAATAA
- a CDS encoding alpha/beta hydrolase, with the protein MNQPFISKSKKTLIPMGLLALISACTVNPQQSAVLTLAEQGHFAAGGKVIQSEGQFNGEQLFNPAGQTLHGDHASVFYQIPVNARPHPLVFLHGAGQSAKTWSTTPDGREGFQDIFLRHRFPVYVVDQPRRGQAGQSTVSAEITPATQDQAWFNMFRLGAYPDFFEGVQFPQTPQALNQYFRQMTPNTGAYDEQLISDAMAEVVKRAGESILVTHSQGGGPGWWTAIKSDNVKAIVSYEPGSGFVFPENELPEAMPSLTGTLTATPVTLEQFKKLTQMPIIIYYGDNIPVQVSDNPGQDNWRVRLKMAQLWADTINRHGGNASVVHLPEKGVYGNTHFPFSDLNNQTIAGLLSSWLEQHHLN; encoded by the coding sequence ATGAATCAGCCATTTATTTCAAAAAGTAAAAAAACTCTGATCCCGATGGGTCTCCTTGCATTGATTTCAGCCTGTACAGTTAACCCGCAACAATCGGCGGTATTAACGCTTGCAGAACAAGGTCATTTTGCGGCGGGTGGCAAGGTTATCCAAAGTGAAGGGCAATTTAATGGCGAGCAGTTATTTAACCCGGCAGGGCAGACCTTGCACGGTGATCATGCGTCGGTCTTTTATCAAATTCCCGTCAATGCACGCCCTCATCCACTGGTGTTTTTGCATGGTGCGGGCCAGTCGGCAAAAACATGGAGCACCACACCGGATGGCAGAGAAGGGTTTCAGGATATTTTTTTGCGTCACCGCTTTCCTGTGTATGTTGTTGATCAACCCCGCCGGGGTCAGGCCGGGCAATCTACTGTTTCAGCAGAAATAACACCCGCAACCCAGGATCAAGCCTGGTTCAATATGTTCCGATTGGGGGCTTACCCGGATTTCTTTGAAGGTGTGCAATTTCCACAAACGCCACAAGCCTTGAACCAATATTTTCGGCAAATGACACCCAACACCGGTGCTTATGATGAACAACTGATCAGTGATGCCATGGCAGAAGTAGTCAAGCGTGCCGGGGAATCCATATTGGTTACCCATTCCCAGGGCGGTGGCCCCGGTTGGTGGACGGCAATAAAATCGGACAATGTTAAAGCTATTGTTTCTTATGAGCCGGGCAGTGGTTTTGTTTTTCCTGAGAATGAATTACCGGAAGCAATGCCAAGCCTGACAGGTACGCTAACCGCCACACCGGTAACCCTGGAACAGTTTAAAAAACTCACCCAAATGCCCATTATCATTTATTACGGCGACAATATTCCCGTGCAAGTGAGTGATAACCCGGGGCAGGACAATTGGCGGGTACGATTGAAAATGGCACAACTCTGGGCAGACACCATTAACCGACATGGCGGTAACGCCAGTGTGGTGCACTTGCCTGAAAAGGGCGTTTATGGAAATACCCACTTCCCTTTTTCTGATTTGAATAATCAAACCATCGCCGGACTGCTCTCAAGCTGGCTTGAACAACATCATCTCAATTAA